The following are encoded in a window of Saccharothrix longispora genomic DNA:
- a CDS encoding amino acid adenylation domain-containing protein: MTESPATLLHEVFAAQAARTPDAVAVTAADGVLTYRALDEASTALADRLRAVGVGPETLVGLCAPRGAELVVGLLGICKAGGAYVPIDPDYPEQRVRYLFRDSAVPVVVASTRSAGALPADLSAGVVWLGASTDRDPAAGTAVSTPAASEPAAPAGADRAAYVIYTSGSTGEPKGVVVEHRAVLRLVAQTREWFGFGEDDVWTMFHSPSFDFSVWETWGPLLTGGRIVVVPPNTTRVPALLRRLLLAEGVTVLNQTPSAFRALIAADAVEEPARYALRHVVFGGERLDVGLLRPWVERYGDDRPRLTNMYGITETCVHVTRRRITAADLERPSVSPIGCPIPDLVVHVLDERRQPVPVGTPGVLHVGGPGLARGYLGRPGLTAERFVRVDPGAGRPVLRLYDTGDLGVRQAGGELHYLGRVDDQLKVRGYRIEPGEVEACLLAHPRVAAAVVTARDFGEGDVRLVAHVVPAAGAAGHDLVAALRDHVAERLPAHLRPSTVCPVAALPLTPQGKVNRKAVNDLPLTEENPPAAEVDVVTAVTEIATGVMGRPVDPAADLFDIGATSLSFVRIITGVNLRFGLRLTGGELDGTASALAIAEQVELARAATTEHVTA, encoded by the coding sequence ATGACCGAGTCCCCCGCGACCCTCCTGCACGAGGTCTTCGCCGCGCAGGCGGCCCGGACCCCCGACGCCGTCGCGGTGACCGCCGCCGACGGCGTCCTCACCTACCGCGCGCTCGACGAGGCGTCGACCGCGCTCGCCGACCGGCTGCGCGCCGTCGGCGTCGGCCCGGAGACCCTGGTCGGCCTGTGCGCCCCGCGCGGCGCCGAACTCGTGGTCGGCCTGCTCGGCATCTGCAAGGCGGGCGGCGCGTACGTGCCGATCGATCCCGACTACCCGGAGCAGCGGGTGCGCTACCTGTTCCGGGACAGCGCGGTCCCCGTCGTCGTGGCCTCCACCCGCTCGGCCGGGGCGCTGCCCGCGGACCTGTCCGCCGGCGTGGTCTGGCTCGGCGCGTCCACCGACCGGGACCCGGCCGCCGGGACCGCCGTGTCGACGCCCGCCGCGTCCGAGCCCGCCGCGCCCGCCGGGGCGGACCGGGCCGCCTACGTCATCTACACCTCCGGGTCGACCGGCGAGCCCAAGGGCGTCGTGGTCGAGCACCGCGCCGTGCTGCGCCTGGTGGCGCAGACCCGGGAGTGGTTCGGGTTCGGCGAGGACGACGTGTGGACGATGTTCCACTCGCCGTCGTTCGACTTCTCCGTCTGGGAGACGTGGGGTCCGCTGCTCACCGGCGGCCGGATCGTCGTCGTGCCCCCGAACACCACCCGCGTGCCGGCCCTGCTGCGCAGGCTCCTGCTCGCCGAGGGCGTCACGGTGCTCAACCAGACCCCGTCGGCGTTCCGCGCCCTGATCGCGGCCGACGCCGTCGAGGAGCCCGCCCGCTACGCCCTGCGGCACGTCGTCTTCGGCGGCGAACGCCTCGACGTGGGCCTGCTGCGGCCGTGGGTCGAGCGGTACGGCGACGACCGCCCCCGCCTGACCAACATGTACGGCATCACGGAGACGTGCGTGCACGTCACCCGACGCCGGATCACCGCGGCGGACCTGGAGCGGCCGTCGGTCAGCCCGATCGGCTGCCCGATCCCGGACCTGGTGGTGCACGTGCTCGACGAGCGCCGCCAGCCGGTGCCCGTCGGCACGCCGGGCGTGCTGCACGTCGGCGGTCCCGGCCTCGCCCGCGGCTACCTCGGCCGCCCCGGGCTGACCGCGGAGCGGTTCGTGCGGGTGGACCCGGGCGCGGGTCGGCCGGTGCTGAGGCTCTACGACACCGGCGACCTCGGGGTCCGCCAGGCCGGCGGCGAGCTGCACTACCTGGGCCGCGTCGACGACCAGCTCAAGGTCCGCGGCTACCGGATCGAACCCGGCGAGGTGGAGGCGTGCCTCCTCGCGCACCCGCGGGTCGCGGCGGCCGTGGTGACGGCCCGCGACTTCGGCGAGGGCGACGTGCGCCTGGTCGCCCACGTCGTGCCCGCGGCGGGGGCCGCCGGCCACGACCTCGTCGCCGCGCTGCGCGACCACGTCGCCGAGCGGCTCCCCGCGCACCTGCGCCCGTCGACCGTCTGCCCGGTGGCGGCGCTCCCCCTCACGCCCCAGGGCAAGGTGAACAGAAAGGCTGTGAACGACTTGCCGCTCACGGAAGAGAACCCGCCCGCCGCCGAGGTCGACGTCGTGACCGCGGTCACCGAGATCGCCACCGGCGTCATGGGACGCCCGGTCGACCCCGCGGCCGACCTGTTCGACATCGGCGCCACCTCCCTGTCGTTCGTCCGGATCATCACCGGGGTCAACCTCCGGTTCGGCCTGCGCCTCACCGGCGGCGAACTCGACGGCACGGCCAGCGCGCTGGCCATCGCCGAGCAGGTCGAACTGGCCCGCGCGGCCACCACCGAGCACGTCACCGCCTGA
- the fabD gene encoding ACP S-malonyltransferase → MQAWVFPGQGAQRRGMGADVLDRFPDLVAQADRELGLPVRDLLLRDPDDLLRQTRYAQPALFVVGALTFLDAREREPLPAYFAGHSLGEYAALFAAGVFDFAAGLRMVRRRGELMGEASGGGMLAVLGLDAGRVAELAAEHAPDVDPANVNAPDQVVLSGPRDSLGALAPVLTALPGVRCVPLNVSAAFHSRYMAGAAEEFRRVVEAETFADPVVPVVANVTGEPYAPGRVAALLAEQIVRPVQWARTVDHLRRAGVDELRELGPGTVLTGLWRKALERPLPPPPVPPVAPVPATPVPVAPLPPTPAPVAPGLRPEDLGSAEFRADYGLRYAYLAGSMYHGISSVELVLRMARAGLMGFFGAGGLREHVVEEAVARLSRELGRGGRFGVNLLHGLDDDAREHALVSLCLRHDVRHVEAAGYAAVTAPVVRFRFSGAHHDEHGNAVAVRHVLAKVSRPEVAAAFMGPPPRSLLDDLVARGHLTRAEAAAAIRLPVAGDVCVESDSAGHTDGGVALTLLPAMCRLRDEVMAEQRYARRVRVGAAGGLGSPEAVAAVFLLGAEFVVTGSINQCTPEAGVSDDVKDLLAGLDVQDTAYAPAGDMFELGARVQVARRGTLFAARATRLYELYRRHGSLEELDAATVASLESRFFRRPLAEVWRTTEEYLRRERPADLERALRDPKARMAQVFRAYFVDGTRAALRGGPGERVNAQVHTGPAMGSFNRYLKGTELAHWRKRHVDVLASRLMEDAVSVFAPWLRVMAGGDMLKSELGSHRVDA, encoded by the coding sequence GACGACCTGCTGCGCCAGACCCGCTACGCCCAGCCGGCGCTGTTCGTCGTGGGCGCCCTGACCTTCCTCGACGCGCGCGAGCGCGAACCGCTGCCGGCGTACTTCGCCGGCCACAGCCTGGGGGAGTACGCGGCCCTGTTCGCGGCGGGCGTCTTCGACTTCGCGGCCGGCCTGCGCATGGTCCGCAGGCGCGGCGAGCTGATGGGGGAGGCGAGCGGCGGCGGGATGCTCGCGGTGCTCGGCCTGGACGCGGGGCGGGTGGCCGAACTGGCCGCCGAGCACGCGCCGGACGTGGACCCGGCCAACGTCAACGCGCCCGACCAGGTCGTGCTGTCCGGTCCGAGGGACAGCCTCGGCGCGCTCGCGCCGGTGCTCACCGCCCTGCCCGGCGTGCGCTGCGTGCCGCTGAACGTCAGCGCCGCCTTCCACTCCCGCTACATGGCCGGCGCGGCCGAGGAGTTCCGGCGGGTCGTCGAGGCCGAGACCTTCGCCGACCCGGTGGTCCCCGTCGTGGCCAACGTGACGGGGGAGCCGTACGCCCCCGGCCGGGTCGCCGCACTGCTGGCCGAGCAGATCGTCAGGCCGGTCCAGTGGGCCCGCACCGTGGACCACCTGCGCCGCGCCGGGGTGGACGAGCTGCGCGAGCTGGGGCCGGGCACCGTGCTGACCGGTCTGTGGCGCAAGGCCCTGGAACGCCCGCTGCCCCCGCCCCCCGTCCCGCCGGTTGCGCCGGTTCCGGCGACGCCGGTCCCGGTGGCCCCGCTTCCGCCCACCCCCGCGCCGGTCGCGCCCGGACTGCGCCCCGAGGACCTGGGGTCGGCCGAGTTCCGCGCGGACTACGGGCTCCGCTACGCCTACCTGGCCGGGTCGATGTACCACGGCATCTCGTCGGTGGAGCTGGTGCTGCGCATGGCGCGGGCCGGGCTGATGGGGTTCTTCGGCGCCGGAGGGCTGCGCGAGCACGTGGTCGAGGAGGCGGTGGCCCGGCTGTCGCGCGAACTCGGGCGCGGCGGGCGCTTCGGCGTGAACCTGCTGCACGGGCTCGACGACGACGCCCGCGAGCACGCCCTGGTGTCCCTCTGCCTGCGGCACGACGTGCGCCACGTCGAGGCCGCGGGGTACGCGGCCGTGACCGCGCCGGTGGTCCGGTTCCGGTTCTCCGGCGCGCACCACGACGAGCACGGGAATGCGGTCGCCGTGCGTCACGTGCTGGCCAAGGTTTCCCGCCCGGAGGTCGCCGCCGCATTCATGGGACCACCCCCACGATCATTGTTGGACGACCTGGTCGCGCGCGGTCACCTCACCCGCGCGGAGGCCGCGGCGGCTATTCGGCTGCCGGTCGCCGGGGACGTCTGCGTGGAATCCGATTCGGCCGGGCACACCGACGGCGGCGTGGCCTTGACATTGTTGCCCGCGATGTGCCGGCTGCGCGACGAGGTCATGGCGGAACAGCGCTACGCGCGGCGGGTCCGGGTCGGCGCGGCGGGCGGCCTCGGCTCGCCCGAGGCGGTGGCGGCGGTCTTCCTGCTCGGCGCGGAGTTCGTGGTCACCGGGTCGATCAACCAGTGCACCCCGGAGGCGGGGGTGTCCGACGACGTCAAGGACCTGCTCGCGGGCCTGGACGTGCAGGACACCGCCTACGCGCCGGCCGGCGACATGTTCGAGCTGGGCGCGCGCGTGCAGGTGGCCCGCCGGGGCACGCTGTTCGCGGCCCGCGCCACCAGGCTCTACGAGCTGTACCGCAGGCACGGCTCGTTGGAGGAGTTGGACGCGGCCACGGTGGCGTCCCTGGAGAGCAGGTTCTTCCGGCGGCCCCTGGCCGAGGTGTGGCGCACCACCGAGGAGTACCTGCGCCGCGAGCGGCCCGCCGACCTGGAGCGGGCGCTGCGCGACCCCAAGGCCCGGATGGCCCAGGTCTTCCGCGCCTACTTCGTGGACGGGACGAGGGCCGCCCTGCGGGGCGGTCCGGGCGAGCGGGTCAACGCCCAGGTGCACACGGGGCCCGCGATGGGGTCGTTCAACCGATACCTCAAAGGCACGGAACTGGCACATTGGCGTAAACGCCATGTCGACGTCCTGGCCTCGCGCCTCATGGAGGATGCCGTTTCCGTATTCGCTCCGTGGCTCCGGGTAATGGCCGGTGGCGACATGCTCAAAAGTGAGCTGGGGAGCCATCGGGTAGACGCATAG
- a CDS encoding chlorinating enzyme, protein MTLAGRERTFALTPEELDSFRANGYFGPFKVYEIDEMVAAWRRERLRMLDRSMAVYQDEAAESGNTNISNYDRHLDMRFLADHICRPEITDRVNSVLGPDVLCWRTEFFPKYPGDEGTDWHQADTFANASGKPQILWPEGQEEFGGTITVWTAFTEANEDNGCLQFIPGTHQQMFYDETKKMHYDPNRINNAEKDGVRRGFFGYDYRELQKDENWSPDESKAVSMVMRPGEAIMFWSTLMHASHPHSGKTDEMRLGFASRYVPTSVDVYPDSEDIEEYGGRVSLERYGAVLVTGENTNAHNRIVTETTRGHRFPSRHGVPSVDGAQA, encoded by the coding sequence ATGACGCTGGCAGGTCGTGAGCGCACGTTCGCGCTGACCCCCGAAGAGCTGGACAGCTTCCGCGCCAACGGGTACTTCGGCCCGTTCAAGGTCTACGAGATCGACGAGATGGTGGCGGCTTGGCGCCGCGAGCGGCTGCGGATGCTCGACCGCTCGATGGCCGTCTACCAGGACGAGGCCGCGGAGTCCGGCAACACCAACATCTCCAACTACGACCGCCACCTGGACATGCGGTTCCTCGCCGACCACATCTGCCGCCCGGAGATCACCGACCGGGTCAACAGCGTGCTCGGCCCGGACGTCCTGTGCTGGCGCACCGAGTTCTTCCCCAAGTACCCCGGCGACGAGGGCACCGACTGGCACCAGGCGGACACGTTCGCCAACGCCTCCGGCAAGCCGCAGATCCTGTGGCCCGAGGGGCAGGAGGAGTTCGGCGGCACGATCACCGTGTGGACCGCGTTCACCGAGGCGAACGAGGACAACGGCTGCCTCCAGTTCATCCCCGGCACGCACCAGCAGATGTTCTACGACGAGACCAAGAAGATGCACTACGACCCGAACCGCATCAACAACGCGGAGAAGGACGGCGTCCGGCGCGGCTTCTTCGGCTACGACTACCGGGAGCTCCAGAAGGACGAGAACTGGAGCCCGGACGAGTCGAAGGCCGTGTCGATGGTCATGCGGCCCGGCGAGGCCATCATGTTCTGGTCCACCCTCATGCACGCCTCGCACCCGCACAGCGGCAAGACCGACGAGATGCGGCTCGGCTTCGCCTCGCGGTACGTGCCCACGTCGGTGGACGTCTACCCGGACTCCGAGGACATCGAGGAGTACGGCGGGCGCGTGTCGCTGGAGCGCTACGGCGCAGTCCTCGTCACGGGCGAGAACACCAACGCGCACAACCGGATCGTCACGGAGACCACCCGCGGCCACCGGTTCCCCTCGCGCCACGGCGTCCCGTCCGTCGACGGGGCGCAGGCCTGA
- a CDS encoding alpha/beta fold hydrolase, which translates to MSTGARPHPVARLAAAVRSAAPLAGALPEPPVVAAAPEDGSPWPAAAADLLARITALSGGPRYGVGPADAPRSVLDQVLGDHLDLAGTAAALAATGLPDRSEVDRVVAGAAADDLLAPEAGVVVETADGARLPAWSVGPVTGRPVLLVLPCGMPVRLVEGWVRALAVDRPVITWESRWLFADLASEVDLEHGIAAQVADLAAVLDAFSVPSAHVAGMCGGALLALAAAAELPGRVDSLSLWHGDFDLGDDAPKTDHQRNLQALMGMAAQDRETAAAVHEVLLQNALAGVPADLAHLVLYPYASRELFFRYCRLNLVVMAQDARPYLARVDVDTLVVTSEQDRTAHPAGSLAVAERLSAARLHVEPDGDHLTLFRAPAHLTGLLRSRLAGTASQVG; encoded by the coding sequence ATGAGCACCGGCGCCCGACCGCACCCCGTCGCCAGGCTGGCGGCGGCGGTGCGGTCGGCCGCCCCGCTGGCCGGTGCGCTGCCCGAGCCCCCGGTCGTCGCGGCGGCCCCGGAGGACGGTTCCCCGTGGCCCGCGGCGGCGGCCGACCTGCTCGCCCGGATCACCGCCCTGTCGGGCGGCCCCCGCTACGGCGTCGGCCCGGCCGACGCGCCGCGCTCCGTCCTCGACCAGGTGCTCGGCGACCACCTCGACCTGGCGGGCACGGCCGCCGCCCTCGCCGCCACGGGCCTGCCCGACCGGTCCGAGGTGGACCGGGTCGTCGCGGGCGCGGCGGCGGACGACCTCCTCGCGCCGGAGGCCGGCGTCGTGGTGGAGACGGCCGACGGGGCCCGGCTGCCCGCGTGGTCGGTCGGCCCGGTCACCGGGCGGCCGGTGCTGCTGGTGCTCCCGTGCGGCATGCCGGTCCGCCTGGTCGAGGGCTGGGTGCGCGCACTGGCCGTCGACCGGCCCGTCATCACCTGGGAGAGCCGCTGGCTGTTCGCCGACCTGGCCTCCGAAGTGGACCTGGAGCACGGCATCGCCGCCCAGGTGGCCGACCTGGCGGCGGTCCTGGACGCGTTCTCGGTGCCCTCCGCGCACGTGGCGGGCATGTGCGGCGGCGCGCTGCTCGCCCTGGCCGCCGCCGCGGAACTGCCCGGCCGGGTCGACTCGCTGAGCCTGTGGCACGGCGACTTCGACCTCGGCGACGACGCGCCGAAGACCGACCACCAGCGCAACCTCCAGGCCCTCATGGGCATGGCCGCCCAGGACCGGGAGACCGCGGCGGCCGTGCACGAGGTCCTGCTCCAGAACGCCCTCGCGGGCGTGCCGGCCGACCTGGCGCACCTCGTGCTCTACCCCTACGCGTCGAGGGAACTGTTCTTCCGCTACTGCCGTCTCAACCTCGTGGTCATGGCCCAGGACGCCCGCCCCTACCTGGCGCGCGTCGACGTCGACACGCTGGTCGTGACCAGCGAGCAGGACAGGACCGCGCACCCCGCCGGGTCGCTGGCGGTGGCGGAGCGCCTGTCCGCCGCACGGCTGCACGTCGAGCCGGACGGCGACCACCTC
- a CDS encoding DUF6039 family protein: MTIAEPLTGGQLSAVSPARGAQGQTALAPGSVLHTANAGMIVERTAQVRNEFHSEARVFARELAEHINTTQEGVASVFLYEETFGVKDRIHWLIHLKSMDAYDTLVRMGDSDEGYRALFGKQRIAPERGGGTWSRMFLDGSLSETVMLPQFWGMYGTKVDGELERSTDVYLSEDADVDLPPARAQTTQSDEELLHSANAGILLHRTAEILYDYRSEARQFAREAAQVINDNLAGEATVLVYEDAFGPMDRIHWLIHMRSLSTYRSLMRLHVRDESAREIFFRERAPEKGGGGTWARMFTQGSFLDTALTPHHWGLYATAKPDPA, encoded by the coding sequence GTGACAATCGCTGAACCGCTCACCGGTGGACAGCTCTCCGCGGTGTCGCCCGCGCGTGGGGCGCAGGGGCAGACCGCGCTGGCGCCGGGCAGCGTCCTGCACACCGCCAACGCGGGCATGATCGTCGAGCGGACCGCCCAGGTGCGCAACGAGTTCCACTCGGAGGCGCGCGTCTTCGCCCGGGAACTGGCGGAGCACATCAACACCACCCAGGAGGGCGTCGCCTCGGTCTTCCTGTACGAGGAGACCTTCGGCGTCAAGGACCGCATCCACTGGCTCATCCACCTGAAGTCCATGGACGCCTACGACACGCTGGTCCGGATGGGCGACTCGGACGAGGGGTACCGGGCGCTGTTCGGCAAGCAGCGCATCGCCCCCGAGCGCGGCGGCGGCACCTGGTCGAGGATGTTCCTGGACGGCAGCCTCAGCGAAACCGTCATGCTGCCCCAGTTCTGGGGGATGTACGGGACCAAGGTGGACGGTGAGCTGGAGCGCAGCACCGACGTCTACCTGAGCGAGGACGCCGACGTCGACCTCCCGCCCGCGCGGGCGCAGACGACCCAGTCCGACGAGGAGCTGCTGCACTCCGCCAACGCCGGCATCCTGCTGCACCGGACCGCCGAGATCCTCTACGACTACCGGTCCGAGGCCAGGCAGTTCGCCCGCGAGGCCGCCCAGGTGATCAACGACAACCTCGCCGGCGAGGCCACCGTGCTGGTCTACGAGGACGCGTTCGGCCCGATGGACCGCATCCACTGGCTGATCCACATGCGCTCGCTGTCCACCTACCGCAGCCTCATGCGCCTGCACGTGCGCGACGAGAGCGCCCGGGAGATCTTCTTCCGCGAGCGGGCCCCGGAGAAGGGCGGCGGCGGCACGTGGGCGCGGATGTTCACCCAGGGCAGCTTCCTCGACACCGCGCTGACCCCCCACCACTGGGGGCTCTACGCGACGGCCAAACCGGACCCGGCATGA